A single genomic interval of Bacillota bacterium harbors:
- the feoB gene encoding ferrous iron transport protein B, which translates to MGLTNKSTGSSVLNDLFDIQARADDEFVVALAGNPNTGKSTVFNSLTGMNQHTGNWPGKTVTNAQGRFHHDGDKYLLVDLPGTYSLLANSVEEEVARDFICFGRPDVTVVVADSTCLERNLNLVLQVMELTDRVVLVVNLLDEARRKQIKVDIEKLSQHLGIPVVGTNARDGEGLVELRQAVARVAKKERAPRPLRIKYTQEIEAAALCLEEQFQEVSFVNKRWLALRLLDGDVSITRSLAKYTGISLDTEAALKQCQLSEAAELRDLIVENIVQTAEAVAAECVTQVLNGRSDRDRKIDRILTSRIFGFPSMLLLLGLVFWITIEGAEYPSEMLADGLFWVEAQLSNLFVSLSAPDWLHSILVLGVYRTLAWVVAVMLPPMAIFFPLFTLLEDLGYLPRVAFNMDRFFKRAGAHGKQALTMCMGFGCNAAGVIGCRIIDSPRERLIAIITNNFVPCNGRFPILIAMALIFIGSTNLATLSVVAVIVLGIVITLLVSKLLSLTILKGIPSSFALELPPYRRPKIGQVIVRSIFDRTIFVLGRAILVAAPAGLIIWVAANIDVGGVSILNHGANFLSPLADLMGLDGFILMAFILGMPANEIVIPIIIMSYLATGAMLEFDSLTALRDLLAANGWTWLTAVNVMILTLLHFPCGTTLLTIRKETNSWRWTVFSFLIPTIAGIVVCIAFTQLVRLVGYIL; encoded by the coding sequence ATGGGGTTAACTAATAAATCAACCGGCTCTAGTGTTCTCAACGATCTTTTTGACATCCAGGCTCGTGCCGATGATGAATTTGTCGTTGCCCTGGCCGGTAATCCCAATACCGGCAAAAGCACAGTTTTTAACAGCCTCACCGGCATGAACCAGCATACGGGCAACTGGCCGGGCAAGACTGTGACCAACGCCCAGGGGCGGTTTCACCATGATGGCGACAAGTATCTGTTAGTGGACCTGCCAGGAACCTATTCGCTGCTGGCCAATTCGGTGGAAGAGGAAGTCGCCCGGGATTTCATCTGTTTCGGCCGGCCGGATGTGACCGTTGTCGTTGCCGATTCAACCTGCCTGGAACGTAATCTGAATTTGGTCTTGCAAGTGATGGAGCTCACTGACCGGGTTGTCCTGGTTGTCAACCTCTTGGATGAGGCCCGGCGCAAGCAGATCAAGGTGGATATTGAAAAGCTATCCCAGCACCTGGGGATCCCCGTAGTCGGCACCAACGCCCGGGACGGGGAAGGGTTGGTGGAGCTGCGGCAGGCTGTGGCCCGGGTGGCGAAAAAAGAACGCGCCCCCCGGCCCTTACGGATCAAATACACCCAGGAGATCGAAGCTGCCGCTTTATGCCTTGAGGAGCAGTTTCAAGAAGTATCCTTTGTCAACAAGCGCTGGTTGGCGCTGCGTTTGTTGGATGGAGATGTAAGCATTACCCGGTCGCTTGCAAAATATACGGGAATCAGCTTGGATACGGAAGCGGCTCTCAAGCAGTGTCAGCTAAGCGAGGCTGCAGAATTACGGGATTTGATTGTGGAAAATATCGTCCAGACTGCGGAAGCCGTGGCGGCAGAGTGTGTGACCCAGGTCCTGAACGGACGCAGCGACCGGGACCGCAAAATTGACCGCATCCTCACCTCGCGAATTTTCGGTTTCCCCAGCATGTTATTGCTTTTGGGCCTGGTTTTCTGGATTACCATAGAAGGGGCAGAATATCCCTCGGAAATGCTGGCTGATGGTTTGTTTTGGGTTGAGGCGCAGTTAAGCAATTTATTTGTCAGCCTCTCGGCGCCGGATTGGCTCCACAGCATCTTAGTCTTGGGCGTCTATCGGACGTTGGCCTGGGTGGTTGCGGTCATGCTGCCACCGATGGCAATATTTTTCCCGCTATTTACCTTGTTGGAGGATTTGGGTTATCTGCCGCGGGTTGCGTTTAACATGGACCGGTTTTTCAAGCGGGCCGGTGCCCATGGTAAGCAGGCTCTGACCATGTGCATGGGCTTTGGCTGTAATGCTGCTGGCGTAATTGGCTGCCGAATCATTGATTCGCCCCGGGAACGCTTGATTGCAATCATTACCAATAACTTCGTGCCCTGCAACGGTCGGTTCCCGATCCTGATTGCCATGGCCCTGATTTTCATCGGGTCCACCAACTTGGCGACGCTGTCGGTGGTGGCGGTAATTGTTCTCGGGATTGTCATCACTCTCCTGGTCTCGAAACTTCTTTCGCTGACAATTTTAAAGGGTATCCCATCGTCCTTTGCTCTGGAGTTGCCTCCATACCGACGTCCAAAAATTGGGCAAGTGATTGTGCGCTCGATTTTTGACCGCACGATATTTGTCCTGGGCAGGGCGATACTGGTCGCGGCTCCGGCCGGCCTCATAATTTGGGTGGCGGCCAATATCGATGTCGGCGGAGTCAGTATCTTAAATCATGGGGCAAATTTCCTTTCACCATTGGCAGATTTAATGGGCCTGGATGGCTTTATTCTCATGGCCTTCATCCTGGGAATGCCGGCCAATGAGATTGTGATCCCAATTATAATTATGAGTTACTTGGCTACTGGTGCGATGTTGGAATTTGATTCGCTGACTGCCCTCAGGGATTTACTGGCGGCAAATGGTTGGACCTGGCTGACCGCTGTCAATGTAATGATATTGACTTTGCTTCACTTCCCCTGCGGTACTACTTTACTGACCATCCGCAAAGAGACTAATAGCTGGCGTTGGACTGTCTTTTCCTTCTTGATACCGACCATCGCCGGGATTGTGGT
- a CDS encoding ferrous iron transport protein A yields the protein MAVNIIPLHELPLGGTGVVRNLLAQGSVRRRLLDLGLINNTPVQALLRSPVGDPVAYKIRGAVIALRSEEAQTIYVEPSEA from the coding sequence GTGGCGGTAAATATCATTCCCCTGCACGAACTGCCGCTAGGAGGAACCGGGGTGGTGCGCAATTTACTGGCCCAGGGCTCTGTCCGGCGCCGGCTTTTGGACCTTGGTCTGATTAATAACACGCCTGTGCAAGCCCTGCTGCGGAGCCCGGTGGGCGATCCGGTTGCCTACAAAATCCGCGGAGCAGTGATTGCTTTGCGCAGCGAAGAGGCACAGACCATTTATGTGGAGCCAAGCGAGGCCTAA
- a CDS encoding DtxR family transcriptional regulator, with protein MPRKRQFHTVRGYQRQEHGLLTDSMEDYLEMIYRHCIDADFTRINVLAEQLNVQASSATKMVQKLAELGLVEYEKYGLVYLTTAGREQGQFLFHRHQVVEQFLAYLGVGEEDLLRETELVEHNISPSTVRKLELLNEFFGANPDLQRRLRAFIIEQE; from the coding sequence ATGCCCCGCAAGCGTCAGTTCCATACCGTTCGCGGCTACCAACGTCAGGAGCATGGCCTGCTTACCGACAGCATGGAAGATTATTTGGAAATGATCTACCGCCACTGTATAGACGCTGATTTTACCCGTATCAATGTTCTGGCTGAGCAACTAAATGTCCAAGCTTCCTCGGCCACCAAAATGGTGCAAAAGCTGGCTGAACTGGGCCTGGTGGAGTATGAAAAATACGGGCTTGTCTACCTTACGACCGCGGGACGTGAACAGGGACAATTTCTGTTTCATCGTCACCAGGTGGTCGAACAATTCCTCGCCTACCTAGGGGTCGGGGAAGAAGATTTGCTCCGGGAAACTGAGTTGGTAGAACATAATATCAGCCCGAGCACCGTGCGCAAATTGGAACTGCTGAATGAATTCTTTGGCGCCAATCCCGATCTCCAGCGTCGCCTGCGTGCTTTCATAATCGAACAGGAATAA
- a CDS encoding class I SAM-dependent methyltransferase: MKMLNITELAALGKRPEYGATGASLWTDPWIAKQMLAAHLDPEIDAASRTPQVIDASVEQIMKVIEPEPGQELLDLGCGPGLWCSRFHQRGLEVTGVDMSANSLAWARDEAVRVGMDIRYICSDYLKLEMEEQVDIITLIYYDLGALLPNARDLVLDKIAELLKPGGHLVFDVLSVQEKRREAESWELAPGAGFWRPQAHLTLSAAYHYPKQNAWLDQHVVLEESGAATVYRTWDHLYTLEKIEELLANRGLEVCWAGEDLTGTPLKADSPSLAIIAKK; encoded by the coding sequence ATGAAAATGTTAAATATAACTGAACTTGCCGCTTTGGGAAAACGACCAGAGTATGGCGCCACCGGCGCGTCCCTGTGGACAGATCCCTGGATTGCCAAGCAGATGCTTGCCGCCCATTTGGACCCAGAGATTGATGCTGCCAGCAGGACCCCGCAAGTGATTGACGCCAGTGTGGAACAGATTATGAAGGTGATTGAGCCGGAGCCGGGGCAAGAATTGTTGGACTTGGGATGCGGACCGGGGCTATGGTGCAGCCGTTTCCACCAGCGGGGGCTGGAAGTTACAGGGGTTGATATGTCGGCAAACTCTCTTGCCTGGGCACGGGATGAGGCAGTCCGGGTCGGGATGGATATACGCTATATCTGCTCTGATTATCTCAAGCTTGAAATGGAGGAACAAGTTGACATTATCACTCTCATTTACTACGACCTAGGGGCGCTATTACCCAATGCCCGCGACCTGGTTCTTGATAAGATTGCAGAATTGTTAAAGCCCGGAGGGCATTTGGTCTTTGATGTCCTAAGCGTCCAGGAGAAACGACGGGAGGCCGAGAGCTGGGAGCTTGCACCCGGCGCTGGTTTTTGGCGGCCCCAGGCCCATCTGACGCTTTCGGCGGCGTATCACTATCCCAAGCAAAATGCCTGGCTGGACCAGCATGTTGTGCTCGAGGAATCAGGTGCCGCAACAGTCTACCGAACCTGGGATCACCTCTACACCTTGGAAAAGATTGAGGAACTTCTGGCTAACCGGGGATTGGAAGTTTGCTGGGCCGGCGAGGATTTGACCGGCACACCCCTGAAAGCAGATTCTCCGTCTCTAGCGATAATTGCCAAAAAATAA
- a CDS encoding DEAD/DEAH box helicase has translation MITFNQLGLSDSVMKALNDMGFEEATPIQEQTIPAAMNGRDIIGQAQTGTGKTASFGIPMVERFEPNAATRDIQGLVIAPTRELAVQVSEELYKIGQFKGIRTLPVYGGQDIGRQIKGLKNRPHIVVGTPGRLLDHIRRRTLRLHNVQVAVLDEADEMLNMGFIQDIEAILAEMPEERQTLLFSATMPPPIRRLAEKFMREPEYIAVRSKEMTVPSIAQKYMEVNERQKFEVLCRLLDIQPPELAIVFGRTKRRVDELTDGLKKRGYSAEGIHGDLTQARRDAVMRQFRDGSIDVLVATDVAARGLDISGVSHVYNFDIPQDPDSYVHRIGRTGRAGQNGEAMTFVTHRELYHLRTIERLTKRKIERAKVPSDTDALAGQQRMTVERLLGAIEENETSRYRSMAEQMLAENDSVTVLAAALKLLTGERDTTPIQLTDEPMYSKRPPRRNNNHRGERRPYPKQGGYRKKHR, from the coding sequence ATGATAACCTTTAACCAATTGGGGCTTAGCGACAGTGTTATGAAAGCCCTTAATGACATGGGCTTCGAGGAAGCAACCCCTATTCAGGAACAAACAATACCTGCGGCCATGAACGGCCGAGACATCATCGGCCAGGCGCAGACCGGTACCGGCAAAACCGCGTCTTTTGGAATTCCAATGGTCGAGCGCTTTGAGCCCAATGCTGCCACCCGCGATATACAGGGGCTGGTAATCGCACCCACTCGGGAACTGGCGGTCCAGGTCTCGGAGGAGCTTTACAAAATCGGCCAGTTTAAGGGCATCCGTACTTTACCTGTCTATGGCGGACAGGACATCGGACGGCAAATCAAGGGCTTAAAAAATCGTCCCCATATTGTGGTCGGCACCCCGGGTCGCCTGCTGGATCATATCCGGCGTCGCACGCTTCGGCTGCACAATGTCCAGGTGGCAGTGCTGGACGAAGCGGATGAAATGTTAAACATGGGCTTTATCCAGGACATCGAGGCAATACTAGCCGAGATGCCTGAGGAGCGTCAAACCCTGCTGTTCTCCGCCACCATGCCACCACCAATTCGCCGCCTAGCCGAGAAATTTATGCGCGAACCAGAGTACATCGCTGTACGCAGCAAGGAAATGACTGTGCCCAGCATCGCCCAGAAATATATGGAGGTCAATGAGCGCCAAAAGTTTGAAGTCCTCTGCCGCCTGTTGGACATCCAGCCACCGGAGTTGGCAATTGTCTTTGGTCGCACCAAACGACGGGTAGACGAATTGACAGACGGGCTAAAAAAGCGCGGCTATTCAGCCGAGGGAATCCACGGAGACCTCACCCAGGCCCGGAGGGACGCAGTAATGCGCCAGTTCCGGGATGGGAGTATCGACGTCTTGGTGGCAACTGATGTCGCCGCTCGGGGCTTGGACATTTCCGGCGTCAGCCATGTATATAACTTCGATATCCCCCAGGACCCGGACAGCTATGTGCACCGCATTGGACGCACCGGCCGCGCCGGTCAGAACGGGGAAGCAATGACCTTTGTCACCCACCGGGAGCTCTACCACCTGCGCACCATCGAGCGTCTGACCAAACGAAAGATTGAACGGGCAAAGGTTCCCTCTGACACTGATGCCCTGGCCGGGCAACAACGGATGACTGTGGAGCGGCTGCTAGGGGCAATCGAAGAAAACGAAACATCCCGCTATCGCTCCATGGCCGAACAAATGCTGGCTGAGAATGACTCTGTCACCGTTTTGGCTGCGGCTCTCAAATTGCTCACCGGCGAACGGGATACCACGCCCATCCAGCTTACCGACGAACCCATGTACTCCAAGCGACCGCCTCGGCGCAACAATAACCACCGTGGCGAACGCCGACCCTACCCCAAACAGGGCGGATACCGCAAAAAACATCGTTAA
- a CDS encoding metallophosphoesterase family protein: MKVGVISDTHIPRRRKALPDFVAETFAGVDLILHAGDINEQSVLDALARLAPVEAVAGNTDPPELVEALGYQKLLELNGFKIGLTHGHNGKRRETPERARASFPDADVVVFGHSHKPLVRTTDGCLLLNPGSPTDKRRQPRYSLGMLYLRSRARGKILYFD; the protein is encoded by the coding sequence TTGAAAGTTGGCGTAATTTCCGACACCCATATCCCGAGACGCCGGAAGGCGTTGCCGGATTTCGTGGCGGAAACATTTGCCGGTGTGGACCTAATACTGCATGCCGGCGATATTAATGAGCAATCAGTGCTGGACGCCCTGGCCCGGTTGGCGCCGGTGGAAGCGGTGGCCGGCAATACTGACCCGCCGGAGCTGGTTGAAGCGCTGGGGTATCAAAAGTTATTGGAGCTCAATGGATTCAAGATTGGTCTGACCCATGGACATAATGGAAAACGCCGGGAGACACCGGAACGGGCCCGGGCGAGTTTTCCGGATGCCGATGTTGTTGTCTTTGGGCATAGCCATAAACCACTTGTGCGTACGACCGACGGCTGTCTGCTCTTGAATCCCGGCTCGCCCACCGATAAGCGGCGCCAGCCCCGGTATTCTCTGGGTATGCTCTATCTCAGGAGCCGTGCTCGGGGGAAAATCCTCTACTTTGACTAA
- a CDS encoding aldo/keto reductase: MQYRKFGRHNFKVSALGFGCMRFPLQAGADPIQESDKIDEEKAIAMLRHAIDNGIDYVDTAYPYHKGESEKVVAKALRDGYRERVKLATKLPVWLAETHEDFDKLLDEQLNKLETEYVDFYLLHALNRRTWKKIMDLNVLDFVDRALADGRINYAGFSFHDAPDLFREIVDAYPWSFCQIQYNYLDENTQAGRDGLKYAADKNLAIVIMEPLLGGKLASKPPREIQRLWDASGLQRTPAQWALHWLWNHPEVTTVLSGMTTMSDLEENLRTAANAHPNQMGPEELQIVEAVRDKFHSLTKVNCTQCGYCTPCESANVMIPHIFTLYNNALMFEDAAEARASYKRVMGNERDAARCIECGICEPACPQGIPIIEKLKEAHNYLSRE, from the coding sequence ATGCAATACCGGAAATTTGGACGCCATAATTTTAAGGTCTCGGCTCTAGGTTTTGGCTGCATGCGGTTTCCATTGCAGGCGGGTGCCGACCCGATTCAGGAATCGGACAAAATCGACGAAGAAAAAGCAATCGCCATGTTGCGTCATGCCATCGATAATGGCATTGATTATGTGGACACCGCCTATCCGTACCATAAGGGTGAAAGTGAAAAAGTCGTTGCCAAAGCGTTGCGAGACGGTTACCGGGAACGTGTAAAGCTTGCCACCAAGCTTCCGGTCTGGCTCGCCGAAACACACGAGGATTTCGATAAACTTTTAGATGAACAGCTGAATAAACTGGAAACAGAGTATGTGGATTTTTACCTGTTGCATGCACTGAACCGTAGAACATGGAAGAAAATCATGGACCTGAATGTTCTGGATTTCGTGGATCGTGCCTTGGCGGATGGACGCATCAACTATGCGGGCTTTTCTTTTCACGATGCGCCCGATTTGTTCCGGGAAATTGTCGATGCCTATCCCTGGAGCTTTTGTCAAATCCAGTACAATTACCTGGATGAGAACACCCAAGCCGGTCGCGATGGGCTCAAGTATGCGGCAGATAAAAACCTGGCGATTGTAATCATGGAACCGCTTTTGGGCGGAAAGCTGGCCAGCAAGCCGCCACGGGAAATTCAGCGTTTATGGGACGCCTCTGGATTACAGCGGACACCGGCCCAATGGGCGCTGCATTGGCTGTGGAATCATCCGGAAGTAACCACTGTGCTTAGCGGGATGACGACAATGTCTGATTTAGAAGAGAACCTTCGCACCGCCGCCAATGCCCATCCCAACCAAATGGGACCGGAAGAGTTGCAAATTGTCGAGGCTGTGCGGGACAAATTCCATTCGCTTACCAAGGTCAATTGTACCCAGTGCGGATATTGCACACCCTGTGAGTCGGCAAATGTGATGATTCCTCATATCTTTACCCTGTACAATAATGCTTTGATGTTTGAAGATGCCGCAGAAGCCAGGGCAAGCTATAAACGGGTGATGGGTAACGAGCGAGATGCTGCCCGCTGCATCGAATGTGGAATCTGTGAACCGGCCTGTCCCCAGGGGATACCGATTATCGAGAAGTTGAAAGAAGCCCACAATTATTTGAGCAGGGAATAG
- a CDS encoding sodium:alanine symporter family protein, with amino-acid sequence MLILIVGTGLYYTIRLKGVQFTHFGRACREIWYKVRYPGETEEGDISPFKALSTAIASTVGVGNIAGVETAIALGGPGAIFWMWGCAILGMVTNFAEVTLGVHFREQKGGVVAGGPMYYIKNGLNLPWLAVVFSIFGALAALGIGNMVQANSMADVLESTFSVPPLATAIVLAILVGAVTIGGIKRIADVCGFVVPAMAVFYIIAAMTIIIINITKVPDAFGLIFYHAFRPTAAVGGFAGSAIMMTVRYGVARGVFSNEAGLGSTPIAHSAAKTDHPVRQGVWGLFEVFVDTIVLCTMTALAILTTGVWSSGEEGASLTAEAFNAGLPGLGGGLVTVGVILFAYTTTIVWCYYGEKCAEYLFGTKIVLPYRIVWLPFLFIGALGGLQAIWAIADTLNALMAIPNLVGLILLSGVVIKLAKEFFSTEQYKEIKPTKKVG; translated from the coding sequence ATGCTCATCCTCATTGTCGGTACTGGTCTTTATTACACCATCCGCCTCAAGGGCGTTCAGTTCACCCACTTTGGCCGCGCCTGCCGGGAAATCTGGTACAAGGTTCGCTATCCCGGTGAAACCGAAGAAGGAGACATCTCTCCTTTCAAAGCGCTTTCAACAGCGATTGCCTCCACCGTCGGCGTTGGCAATATTGCCGGTGTGGAGACGGCCATCGCCCTAGGGGGACCAGGCGCCATCTTCTGGATGTGGGGCTGCGCCATCCTCGGTATGGTCACCAACTTTGCGGAAGTCACCCTCGGCGTGCATTTCCGTGAACAAAAGGGCGGCGTTGTCGCCGGTGGCCCAATGTACTACATCAAGAACGGTCTCAACCTCCCCTGGTTGGCTGTTGTCTTCAGTATCTTTGGTGCCCTGGCCGCGCTGGGTATCGGCAATATGGTACAGGCAAACTCCATGGCCGACGTCCTGGAATCCACCTTCAGCGTGCCGCCGTTGGCCACTGCCATTGTCCTGGCGATTCTCGTCGGAGCTGTAACAATCGGCGGTATCAAGCGGATTGCCGACGTCTGCGGCTTCGTTGTTCCGGCAATGGCCGTATTCTACATCATTGCCGCCATGACCATTATCATTATCAATATCACTAAAGTTCCCGATGCTTTTGGCCTTATTTTCTATCATGCTTTCCGCCCGACAGCTGCAGTTGGCGGTTTTGCCGGTTCTGCCATAATGATGACTGTGCGTTATGGGGTTGCCAGGGGCGTTTTCTCCAACGAAGCCGGCCTTGGCAGTACGCCCATCGCTCACTCAGCAGCAAAGACAGACCATCCTGTCCGTCAGGGTGTCTGGGGTCTGTTTGAAGTTTTTGTCGATACCATCGTTCTCTGTACGATGACTGCCCTCGCCATCCTCACCACCGGCGTTTGGAGTAGCGGTGAAGAGGGTGCTTCCCTGACAGCAGAGGCTTTCAACGCTGGACTGCCTGGGTTAGGAGGCGGCCTGGTAACAGTGGGCGTCATCCTCTTTGCCTATACCACCACAATTGTCTGGTGTTACTATGGTGAAAAATGCGCAGAGTATCTGTTTGGCACCAAGATTGTATTGCCCTACCGGATAGTTTGGCTCCCGTTCCTATTTATTGGAGCATTGGGTGGTCTCCAGGCAATCTGGGCAATTGCCGACACCCTCAATGCCTTGATGGCGATCCCCAACCTCGTCGGTTTGATTCTCCTCAGCGGCGTCGTTATCAAGCTGGCCAAGGAGTTCTTCTCAACCGAACAGTACAAGGAAATCAAACCAACTAAGAAAGTCGGTTAG
- a CDS encoding zinc ribbon domain-containing protein, giving the protein MLRGFACKNICLRYNIPVTGIKEGSFLPVYAFVCGKCDHNFDVLTSYSNKKHIACPSCGSQEIKETFRGYGSGVQASSGGKKPFT; this is encoded by the coding sequence TTGCTCCGGGGTTTTGCTTGTAAAAATATATGTTTACGCTATAATATACCCGTAACGGGTATAAAGGAGGGGTCATTCTTGCCTGTCTATGCCTTTGTGTGTGGCAAATGTGACCACAATTTTGACGTGCTCACCAGCTATAGCAACAAAAAGCACATTGCTTGCCCCAGCTGCGGCAGCCAGGAAATCAAAGAAACTTTTCGCGGTTATGGGAGCGGCGTTCAAGCCAGTTCCGGCGGCAAAAAACCCTTCACATGA
- the ric gene encoding iron-sulfur cluster repair di-iron protein, which produces MTQFSGTEKIGDVVAHFPGATEVFRKYKIDFCCGGDRPLHQALREQGLNEQEVLSDLESAWERAAQYRSGQIDWREAPMSELIDHIVSTHHGYLRNELPALSELTMMILRAHGAQHGDTLRQVHKLFHNLKTELEQHLIKEEEMLFPLIKDYETTNDKAKLDQALKILDELEAEHEGAGDVLKELRQITGEYAVPADGCPTYDDTYRRLVRLEEDMFQHIHLENNILHPRLRAEKNN; this is translated from the coding sequence ATGACCCAATTTAGCGGAACGGAAAAGATTGGCGATGTGGTTGCCCATTTCCCCGGCGCCACAGAAGTATTTCGTAAATACAAAATTGATTTTTGTTGCGGCGGCGACCGTCCCTTGCATCAGGCCTTGCGAGAACAGGGTTTGAATGAGCAGGAGGTGCTCAGTGACCTTGAGTCGGCCTGGGAACGGGCAGCCCAGTATCGGTCTGGCCAGATTGACTGGCGGGAAGCGCCCATGAGCGAGCTAATTGATCACATTGTCAGTACCCATCACGGCTATCTGCGCAACGAATTGCCTGCCCTGAGCGAATTGACAATGATGATACTCCGGGCCCACGGCGCCCAGCACGGCGACACCCTGCGCCAAGTCCACAAACTCTTCCACAATCTGAAGACCGAGCTGGAGCAACACTTAATCAAAGAAGAAGAAATGCTCTTCCCCCTGATCAAAGACTATGAAACCACCAATGACAAGGCCAAACTGGACCAAGCGCTTAAGATTCTCGACGAGCTGGAAGCTGAGCATGAGGGTGCTGGGGATGTGCTCAAAGAACTGCGCCAAATCACTGGCGAATATGCCGTCCCCGCCGACGGCTGCCCAACCTACGACGATACCTATCGCCGTCTGGTGCGTCTGGAGGAAGATATGTTCCAGCACATTCATCTGGAAAACAACATTCTCCATCCCCGGCTCCGGGCCGAAAAGAATAATTAA
- a CDS encoding peptidase M15 codes for MIIWLGVKSVLRKYVGIVLSLLFVAPALIGTGALELEPGLETEVSSALEQQVLESGLVCLADFVPDLVIELRYAGDDNLLGVPVYFGNYAFLRSQTADKLARANERFMQDGYRLKIWDAYRPRSIHSYLWAEAGEHQHFFAEPRFGSLHSRGCAVDVTLVDGLGRELAMPSDFDDFSGAGARYSQMSPEARENMHYLTEIMEENGFVGIDKEWWHFADSEWWRFPLLDISLEQAVQILCTE; via the coding sequence ATGATTATCTGGCTTGGGGTGAAATCTGTGCTCCGGAAATATGTAGGTATAGTTCTCTCGCTGCTATTTGTGGCCCCGGCTTTAATTGGCACGGGAGCCCTAGAGTTAGAACCGGGCTTGGAGACCGAGGTCAGCAGTGCCCTAGAGCAGCAAGTGCTGGAGAGCGGGCTCGTTTGCCTGGCCGACTTTGTGCCCGACCTGGTGATTGAATTGCGTTACGCCGGCGACGATAATCTCCTGGGCGTGCCGGTCTATTTCGGCAATTACGCTTTTTTGCGCTCCCAAACCGCAGACAAGCTGGCTCGGGCCAATGAGCGCTTTATGCAAGACGGATACCGCCTGAAAATATGGGATGCCTACCGGCCCCGGAGCATCCACAGCTACTTATGGGCGGAGGCGGGCGAACACCAACATTTTTTTGCCGAGCCCCGGTTTGGCTCATTGCACAGTCGCGGATGTGCCGTGGACGTGACTTTGGTGGACGGCCTGGGCAGAGAACTGGCGATGCCTTCCGATTTTGATGACTTCAGTGGCGCCGGCGCCCGCTACTCCCAGATGAGCCCGGAGGCCCGGGAAAATATGCACTACCTCACGGAGATTATGGAGGAGAACGGCTTTGTCGGCATTGATAAGGAATGGTGGCATTTTGCAGACAGCGAATGGTGGCGCTTTCCCTTGCTGGACATTTCCCTGGAGCAAGCGGTTCAAATATTATGTACAGAATAA
- a CDS encoding PhzF family phenazine biosynthesis protein, which translates to MTVPIYQVDAFTSQAFAGNPAAVCVLDEERKDEWLQAVAAEMNLSETAFVLPGPEGYALRWFTPTVEVDLCGHATLATAHALYASGRAKPGETLRFATRSGPLSARQHGGQIILDFPAEPATSCAVDDGLLAAIGIKPLYSGRNREDFLFEIASEAELVKLKPDFARLAALTERGAIVTARSQSSKYDFVSRFFAPGIGIDEDPVTGSAHCCLAPYWQQKMGKTKFQARQLSSRGGELQVEVQGERVLLFGQAVLVFCGEILV; encoded by the coding sequence ATGACAGTACCAATTTATCAGGTGGATGCCTTTACAAGTCAGGCCTTTGCCGGCAATCCAGCGGCTGTCTGCGTCTTGGACGAAGAGCGGAAAGACGAATGGCTCCAGGCGGTGGCTGCGGAGATGAACCTTTCTGAGACTGCATTTGTGCTGCCCGGACCTGAAGGTTACGCGCTGCGCTGGTTTACGCCGACGGTGGAGGTCGACCTCTGCGGCCACGCGACCCTGGCCACCGCCCATGCCCTCTATGCCAGCGGCCGGGCCAAGCCCGGAGAAACTCTGCGCTTCGCCACCAGAAGCGGTCCTCTGAGTGCCCGTCAGCATGGAGGACAGATTATACTAGACTTCCCCGCCGAGCCGGCAACCTCTTGTGCTGTAGACGATGGGTTGCTAGCTGCCATCGGCATCAAGCCGCTGTACAGCGGGCGCAATCGGGAGGATTTTTTGTTTGAAATTGCTTCCGAGGCAGAACTCGTTAAACTCAAGCCGGATTTTGCCCGCCTGGCTGCTTTAACTGAGCGGGGCGCGATTGTCACCGCTCGCAGCCAGTCGTCGAAGTATGATTTTGTGTCCCGGTTTTTTGCCCCTGGCATTGGCATCGATGAGGATCCTGTCACCGGTTCTGCCCACTGTTGTCTGGCACCGTACTGGCAGCAAAAAATGGGCAAAACTAAATTCCAGGCCCGCCAGCTTTCGAGCCGCGGCGGCGAACTGCAGGTAGAAGTCCAGGGTGAGCGGGTGTTGCTTTTCGGCCAGGCTGTATTGGTGTTCTGCGGTGAAATTTTAGTTTAA